A window of Chitinophaga sp. MM2321 contains these coding sequences:
- a CDS encoding carboxy terminal-processing peptidase, with translation MRLKVIIPVLLLSISAGVLAFNKLGHNDDPPGRYEVIMNLVGQMLKEGHYQPKPIDDAFSQQVFNKYLRSLDVEKKFFLKTDIDKLQPLTTHIDEELKGAPLDCFRTINTLIKQRVAEAAAIYPEVLSKPFDFTVDEKITLDPDKIDFPADENARKEAWRKVLKYRTLEKLTDLQEMREKDKGKDSVKAKTDAELEVDARAKVKQLYDRYFERLKNRQNDNDRFNLYVNAITSTMDPHTDYFPPDEKRAFEEQMAGKFFGIGAQLKEEGDKIRVVSIVTGSPSWKQGKLKANDVIQKVAQGNNESVDITGYPVEDAVKLIRGKKGTPVKLTVKSVDGTIKEITIVRDEIVTEETFAKSAIINGQHKIGYIYLPEFYADFNDRNGARSADDVAKEVAKLKAEKVEGIILDLRFNGGGSLQDVVQMAGLFIPEGPVVQVRSRGGEAVVLRDRDKNVQYDGPLAIMVNEYSASASEIMAAAMQDYKRAVIIGSTQTFGKGTVQRLFNLDDFYPVKDGGSLGALKLTQQKFYRADGGSTQLKGVASDVVLPDPYYEVAERKDSDALAWDEIPRASFTPWGNPVNTESLKKNSEKRMAVSPAFKLLNENLSTLKKLEKQDAYSLNLQTFKAEQKSNTAALKKYDAVNDKVKELNIVNMKSDMEKLGNDSSKVARNKDWIKIRTKDIYLDEAVNVMNDLIVQSLPKMQRKTQ, from the coding sequence ATGAGACTGAAAGTGATTATACCGGTTTTGCTACTCAGCATCTCCGCAGGCGTGTTAGCTTTTAATAAGCTGGGGCATAACGACGATCCTCCTGGTCGTTATGAGGTGATCATGAACCTGGTGGGTCAAATGCTGAAAGAAGGGCATTATCAACCCAAACCCATTGACGACGCCTTCTCCCAACAGGTTTTTAATAAATATTTGCGTAGCCTGGATGTGGAAAAGAAATTTTTCCTGAAAACAGACATCGACAAACTGCAACCGTTAACAACCCATATCGATGAAGAGCTGAAAGGCGCACCGCTGGATTGTTTCCGCACTATTAATACCCTGATAAAACAAAGAGTGGCAGAAGCAGCGGCTATCTATCCCGAAGTGCTGTCCAAACCCTTTGATTTTACAGTAGATGAAAAAATAACACTTGATCCGGATAAAATAGATTTCCCTGCTGATGAAAATGCACGGAAAGAAGCCTGGCGTAAAGTGTTGAAATACCGTACACTTGAAAAGTTGACAGACCTCCAGGAAATGCGGGAAAAAGATAAAGGGAAAGACAGTGTAAAAGCAAAAACAGATGCGGAGCTGGAAGTAGATGCACGCGCGAAAGTTAAACAACTGTACGATCGTTATTTTGAACGTTTGAAAAACAGGCAAAATGATAACGACCGTTTCAACTTGTATGTAAATGCGATCACCAGCACGATGGACCCGCATACTGACTACTTCCCGCCTGATGAAAAACGTGCGTTTGAAGAACAGATGGCCGGTAAATTTTTTGGTATCGGTGCACAGCTGAAAGAAGAAGGGGATAAGATCAGGGTGGTAAGCATCGTAACCGGTAGCCCTAGCTGGAAGCAGGGCAAACTGAAAGCGAATGATGTTATTCAGAAAGTAGCACAAGGCAATAATGAATCGGTAGACATCACGGGATACCCTGTGGAAGATGCGGTGAAACTGATCCGCGGTAAAAAAGGTACGCCGGTAAAACTGACTGTTAAAAGTGTGGATGGTACGATCAAAGAAATTACGATTGTCCGCGATGAAATTGTTACGGAAGAAACCTTCGCAAAATCTGCTATCATCAACGGACAACACAAAATAGGATACATTTATCTGCCTGAGTTTTATGCCGACTTCAACGACCGTAACGGCGCCCGCAGTGCGGACGATGTGGCCAAAGAAGTAGCCAAACTGAAAGCAGAAAAGGTAGAAGGCATCATCCTCGATCTCCGCTTCAACGGCGGTGGTTCACTCCAGGATGTAGTGCAGATGGCTGGTCTGTTCATTCCGGAAGGTCCGGTAGTACAGGTGAGATCCAGAGGTGGTGAAGCCGTGGTACTGCGCGATCGTGATAAAAACGTACAATATGATGGTCCGCTGGCCATCATGGTAAATGAATACAGCGCATCAGCCTCTGAAATAATGGCCGCTGCCATGCAGGATTACAAACGTGCCGTGATTATCGGCAGCACCCAAACCTTTGGTAAAGGCACCGTACAACGTCTCTTCAACCTGGATGATTTCTACCCGGTAAAAGATGGTGGCAGCCTGGGCGCACTGAAACTCACCCAGCAGAAATTCTACCGTGCAGACGGTGGCTCTACCCAGCTGAAAGGCGTCGCCTCCGATGTGGTATTGCCAGATCCTTATTATGAAGTAGCAGAGCGTAAAGACAGCGATGCACTGGCATGGGATGAAATTCCACGCGCCAGCTTTACTCCCTGGGGAAATCCGGTGAACACAGAATCACTCAAGAAAAACAGTGAAAAAAGAATGGCGGTAAGCCCTGCTTTTAAACTGCTGAATGAAAACCTGAGCACCCTGAAAAAATTGGAAAAACAGGACGCCTATTCATTGAACCTGCAAACATTTAAAGCAGAACAGAAATCAAATACAGCTGCGCTGAAGAAATATGATGCTGTTAATGATAAGGTGAAAGAACTGAATATCGTGAACATGAAATCAGATATGGA
- a CDS encoding PQQ-dependent sugar dehydrogenase — translation MSIQGLLYRVLLPLMFGPVVCMADPGGEGNDPPARKARLELVTDKFISPVNMSVPHDGSGRLFICQKEGKVWIVKKGSLLSQPFLDVSSDMIAVNPGYDERGLLGMAFHPDFKKNHKFYVYYSSPLEKPVKGLNHKSKLVEFTASASNPDIADPATKRVLMEIDEPQSNHNGGQLAFGPDGYLYIGLGDGGGGGDKHGTTGNGQDLGVVLGKILRIDVNGVPYKVPADNPFVKTVGAKPEIWAYGLRNPWRFSFDRGTGRLFAGDVGQNQYEEVDIITKGGNYGWRIMEGYHDYNVPAGADKSKLIAPIHEYSHDLGISITGGYVYRGNAIPSLKGLYVFGDYNGKSFVLAPDGRKWERAELQLSGRPADQLYILSWGEDEQGELYMLTSSSTSAGFKGAVYKLVKE, via the coding sequence ATGAGCATACAAGGATTGTTATACCGGGTGCTGTTGCCCCTCATGTTCGGGCCTGTTGTCTGTATGGCAGATCCAGGCGGGGAAGGCAATGATCCGCCTGCCCGGAAAGCAAGGCTGGAGCTGGTAACAGACAAATTTATATCTCCTGTAAATATGTCCGTACCACACGATGGTTCAGGAAGATTATTTATCTGTCAGAAAGAAGGGAAAGTATGGATAGTAAAGAAAGGCAGCCTGTTGAGCCAGCCCTTTCTGGATGTGAGCAGCGATATGATAGCCGTGAACCCCGGATATGATGAAAGAGGGTTGCTGGGCATGGCCTTCCATCCCGATTTTAAAAAGAACCATAAATTTTATGTGTATTACAGTTCCCCGCTGGAAAAGCCGGTAAAGGGGTTGAATCATAAGAGCAAATTAGTGGAATTTACTGCATCGGCATCCAATCCGGATATCGCAGATCCGGCCACCAAAAGGGTGTTGATGGAAATCGATGAGCCGCAATCCAATCATAATGGCGGTCAGCTGGCATTCGGTCCGGATGGGTATTTATACATTGGTTTGGGCGATGGCGGCGGCGGTGGCGACAAACACGGCACTACCGGCAACGGCCAGGACCTGGGCGTTGTACTGGGGAAGATTCTCCGTATCGATGTAAACGGTGTGCCTTACAAAGTGCCTGCCGACAACCCTTTTGTAAAGACAGTCGGCGCAAAACCGGAAATATGGGCCTATGGCCTGCGCAATCCATGGCGTTTCTCCTTTGATCGTGGTACCGGCAGGCTATTTGCCGGAGACGTAGGACAGAATCAGTATGAAGAAGTGGATATTATCACCAAAGGGGGTAATTATGGCTGGCGCATCATGGAAGGTTATCATGATTACAATGTTCCCGCAGGGGCGGATAAAAGCAAACTGATTGCACCCATCCACGAATACAGCCACGATCTGGGGATTAGTATCACCGGTGGGTATGTATATCGTGGGAATGCCATCCCCTCTCTCAAAGGATTGTATGTTTTCGGGGATTACAACGGGAAGTCCTTTGTACTGGCGCCTGATGGCAGGAAATGGGAGCGTGCAGAACTGCAGCTCTCCGGCCGTCCCGCCGATCAGCTATACATTCTCAGCTGGGGAGAAGATGAACAGGGTGAACTCTATATGCTGACCAGCTCTTCTACCAGCGCAGGATTCAAAGGCGCAGTGTATAAACTGGTGAAAGAATAA
- a CDS encoding MFS transporter, with the protein MDNTVSPKNDPYASLRFPEFNYYLVIRFALVFALTMQFAIIEWKVYELSKDPFSLGLIGLSEVIPAVLLAPFAGHLVDKREKRGMLLKCVIAYIFISTGLFLLTWDRAVAGISRHWVLNLIYLLVFMGGTIRAFTSPSTFTLLSLLVPRQLYANASTWSSSAWQVGGVLGPALGGFCIYLFGVHWSMLLVVAIFLAPLFSLLQIKPKPVYYKSQGESFFDGLTKGMRFVWHTKVVLGAMALDMFAVLFGGAVAMLPAFATDVLHVGSLGYGFLRSAPAVGALVTMFILAHRPLVNKPGIKLLAAIFGFGLCIILFGISTSFYLSIAALLISGALDGVSVIIRQTILQLKTPDDMRGRVASVSSMFVGSSNELGAFESGFMARAMGLTASVVFGGCVTLGVVITTYIISPAMRKLDLKP; encoded by the coding sequence TTGGACAATACGGTATCTCCTAAAAACGATCCTTACGCTTCGCTTCGTTTTCCCGAATTCAATTACTATCTCGTTATCCGCTTTGCACTTGTGTTTGCGCTTACCATGCAGTTTGCCATTATAGAGTGGAAAGTGTATGAATTGTCTAAAGATCCTTTTTCGCTGGGGCTGATCGGGTTGTCTGAAGTGATCCCTGCGGTGCTGCTTGCTCCTTTTGCCGGTCACCTGGTGGATAAGCGGGAAAAGCGGGGTATGTTGCTGAAATGTGTGATCGCCTATATTTTTATTAGCACGGGGTTGTTCCTTCTTACCTGGGACCGCGCCGTAGCAGGCATCTCCAGGCATTGGGTATTAAACCTGATCTACCTGCTGGTGTTTATGGGTGGTACCATCCGTGCATTTACCAGTCCTTCTACCTTCACTTTATTATCGTTGCTGGTGCCGCGGCAGTTGTATGCCAATGCTTCCACCTGGAGCAGCTCTGCGTGGCAGGTAGGCGGTGTGCTGGGCCCTGCACTGGGCGGCTTTTGCATTTACCTGTTTGGGGTACACTGGTCTATGTTGCTGGTGGTAGCGATCTTTCTGGCGCCTTTGTTCAGTTTATTACAGATAAAACCCAAGCCTGTTTATTACAAATCGCAGGGGGAAAGCTTTTTTGATGGACTTACCAAGGGGATGCGTTTTGTGTGGCATACCAAAGTGGTGTTGGGAGCTATGGCCCTGGATATGTTTGCCGTATTGTTTGGTGGCGCCGTGGCTATGTTGCCGGCATTTGCTACCGATGTATTGCATGTGGGATCGCTGGGGTATGGCTTTTTGCGCTCCGCCCCTGCTGTAGGCGCATTGGTGACGATGTTCATCCTGGCGCACCGCCCGCTGGTAAACAAACCTGGTATCAAGCTGTTGGCGGCCATTTTCGGATTTGGCCTGTGCATTATCCTTTTCGGTATTTCTACCAGCTTCTACCTGTCTATCGCTGCCTTGTTGATCAGTGGTGCCCTGGACGGGGTGAGCGTTATCATCCGGCAAACGATCCTGCAATTAAAAACACCTGACGATATGCGTGGCCGGGTGGCTTCCGTAAGTTCTATGTTTGTAGGCTCCTCTAATGAACTCGGCGCCTTTGAAAGCGGCTTTATGGCGCGCGCTATGGGATTAACGGCATCGGTTGTTTTCGGTGGATGTGTAACGCTTGGTGTAGTGATCACCACTTACATCATATCACCGGCGATGCGAAAGCTGGATTTGAAACCGTGA
- a CDS encoding YkgJ family cysteine cluster protein, which produces MSKILEDWEQKAKDKQKANKQFLQKLQTRRGKGVEKLLPELHEEAFSKIDCLECARCCKSISPRFKGPDIKRISKHLGMKEGDFTDTYLRLDNDGDYVVKFTPCPFLGADNACGIYDVRPGDCQNYPYTDSYDFFKRPNITYENSTICPAAYYVLERLKDKMGI; this is translated from the coding sequence ATGAGCAAAATATTAGAAGACTGGGAACAGAAGGCCAAAGACAAACAAAAGGCCAATAAACAGTTTCTCCAGAAGCTACAAACCCGCAGAGGAAAGGGGGTAGAAAAACTGTTGCCTGAACTCCATGAAGAAGCTTTTAGTAAAATTGATTGCCTGGAATGCGCCCGCTGCTGTAAATCGATCAGCCCCCGCTTCAAAGGACCCGATATCAAACGCATCTCCAAACACCTCGGTATGAAGGAAGGAGATTTTACAGATACCTATCTCCGTTTGGACAACGACGGCGATTACGTCGTAAAATTCACCCCTTGCCCGTTCCTGGGCGCTGACAACGCCTGCGGTATCTACGATGTCCGCCCCGGCGATTGCCAGAACTACCCATACACAGATAGTTACGATTTCTTCAAACGCCCCAATATCACTTACGAAAACAGCACCATCTGTCCTGCTGCCTATTATGTACTGGAAAGATTAAAAGATAAGATGGGAATATAA
- the gcvP gene encoding aminomethyl-transferring glycine dehydrogenase, with protein MHRHIGPNEAEKKQMLETIGTSSLDELINKTVPGAIRMQQPLAIPAAISESDYLRQLKAISLKNKVLRNYIGQGYFDTITPSVILRNVFENPGWYTQYTPYQAEISQGRLESLLNYQTMVSDLTGLPIANASLLDEATAAAEAMTMFFNALNKDHDHVSRAKFFVDNNVYPQTLDVIYTRATPLHIEVVVGDYKTAQFDTSYFGALIQYPNNIGAVEDYQAFIGQVHAAGAYVGIATDLLALTLLTTPGELGADAAFGSAQRFGVPLGYGGPHAAFFAVKDDFKRAIPGRIIGVSIDAQGGRALRMALQTREQHIKREKATSNICTAQALLANMAAMYAVYHGPEGLKNIATRVSLLTKALAEKLLAKGLKLSAGNFFDTIVIENAGDIKATAEAAGINFRYFANGQVGISLDETATIGDVNDILRIFDAGKTDAAGITKGTTGIPATLQRSSPYLLHPVFNTHHSESLMMRYLKSLENKDLSLNTSMISLGSCTMKLNAATEMIPLSWAHWSKMHPFAPKNQVGGYLQIAQELGEYLSTITGFDACSLQPNSGAQGEYAGLLVIRKFHESRGEGHRNIMLIPISAHGTNPASAIMAGCKVVVVKALENGYIDVADLKAKAAAHAENLAGIMITYPSTYGVYEESVKEICETIHEHGGQVYMDGANMNAQVGLTAPGLIGADVCHLNLHKTFAIPHGGGGPGVGPICVAKHLAPFLPGHVELNDGKPSNAVSAAPFGSASILLISYAYIRMLGFKGVKQASEFAILNANYMKARLEKSYDILYSGVNGTCAHEFIVDLRPFKASAGVEAEDVAKRLMDYGFHAPTMSFPVPGTIMIEPTESEDKGELDRFCDALLAIREEIRAAEEGRVDKQNNVLKNAPHTQSVITADEWNLPYGRQEAAYPLAYVKANKFWPSVSRVNNTHGDRNLICTCEPVSAYQD; from the coding sequence GTGCACCGTCACATAGGGCCGAATGAAGCTGAGAAAAAACAGATGCTGGAAACCATTGGAACTTCCAGTCTGGATGAGCTGATTAACAAAACTGTACCGGGTGCCATCCGTATGCAGCAGCCGCTGGCAATTCCTGCAGCCATCAGCGAGAGTGATTATCTCCGACAGCTGAAAGCTATTTCCCTGAAAAACAAAGTATTACGCAACTACATCGGCCAGGGGTATTTCGATACGATTACTCCCAGCGTGATCCTGCGTAACGTTTTTGAAAATCCGGGGTGGTATACGCAGTATACGCCATACCAGGCAGAGATTTCGCAAGGCCGGCTGGAAAGCCTGTTGAATTACCAGACCATGGTAAGCGATCTGACAGGTTTACCTATTGCCAACGCTTCCCTGTTGGATGAAGCTACGGCAGCAGCAGAAGCCATGACCATGTTTTTCAATGCGTTGAACAAAGATCATGATCATGTAAGCAGGGCTAAATTCTTTGTAGATAATAACGTATATCCGCAAACGTTAGATGTTATTTATACCCGTGCTACACCGCTTCACATTGAAGTAGTAGTAGGCGATTACAAAACAGCTCAATTTGATACCAGCTACTTTGGTGCGCTGATCCAGTATCCCAACAATATAGGCGCCGTAGAAGATTACCAGGCATTCATTGGCCAGGTACATGCAGCAGGTGCTTACGTTGGTATCGCCACCGATCTGCTGGCGCTGACACTGCTGACAACGCCCGGTGAACTGGGCGCTGACGCCGCATTTGGTTCCGCACAACGTTTCGGTGTACCATTGGGTTATGGCGGTCCGCACGCAGCCTTCTTTGCAGTGAAAGACGATTTCAAACGCGCTATACCCGGCCGTATCATTGGCGTAAGCATCGACGCCCAGGGCGGACGTGCACTACGTATGGCGCTGCAAACACGTGAGCAACATATCAAACGTGAAAAAGCTACTTCCAACATCTGTACTGCACAGGCATTGCTGGCTAACATGGCCGCTATGTATGCCGTGTACCACGGACCGGAAGGACTGAAAAATATTGCGACCCGTGTTTCCCTGCTGACGAAAGCACTGGCAGAAAAACTGCTGGCGAAAGGATTAAAATTATCTGCTGGCAACTTCTTTGACACCATCGTCATAGAAAATGCAGGCGACATAAAAGCTACCGCAGAAGCGGCCGGCATCAACTTCCGCTATTTTGCAAATGGTCAGGTAGGTATATCTCTTGACGAAACCGCTACTATCGGTGACGTGAACGACATCCTCCGGATCTTTGATGCGGGTAAAACAGATGCAGCCGGTATTACCAAGGGCACCACCGGTATTCCTGCAACACTGCAACGTTCCTCCCCATACCTGCTGCACCCGGTGTTTAACACCCACCACAGTGAGTCGCTGATGATGCGTTACCTGAAATCGCTGGAAAATAAAGATCTTTCCCTCAATACTTCCATGATCTCTCTCGGTTCCTGCACCATGAAACTGAATGCAGCTACTGAAATGATTCCTTTAAGCTGGGCACACTGGAGCAAGATGCATCCTTTTGCCCCAAAAAACCAGGTTGGCGGCTATTTACAGATTGCTCAGGAACTGGGTGAATATCTCAGCACGATCACCGGTTTTGATGCCTGCAGTCTGCAACCCAACAGTGGCGCCCAGGGCGAATATGCCGGCCTGCTGGTGATCCGCAAGTTCCATGAAAGCCGCGGAGAAGGACACCGCAACATCATGCTGATCCCTATCAGTGCACACGGCACCAACCCAGCATCCGCCATCATGGCCGGTTGTAAGGTAGTAGTAGTGAAAGCACTGGAAAACGGCTACATAGATGTAGCGGACCTGAAAGCCAAAGCAGCCGCACATGCGGAAAATCTCGCCGGTATCATGATCACTTATCCATCTACCTATGGTGTATATGAAGAAAGTGTGAAAGAGATCTGTGAAACGATCCACGAACATGGCGGACAGGTATACATGGATGGCGCCAATATGAATGCACAGGTAGGCTTAACAGCGCCCGGTCTTATCGGCGCAGATGTATGTCACCTGAACCTGCACAAGACTTTCGCTATTCCGCATGGTGGTGGCGGTCCAGGTGTAGGTCCTATCTGCGTAGCCAAACACCTCGCACCATTCCTTCCCGGTCATGTGGAACTGAATGACGGTAAGCCATCAAACGCCGTATCTGCAGCGCCATTCGGTTCTGCCAGCATCCTGCTGATTTCTTACGCATACATCCGCATGCTTGGTTTCAAAGGCGTAAAACAAGCCTCCGAATTTGCGATCCTCAATGCCAACTACATGAAGGCAAGACTGGAAAAATCGTACGACATTCTTTACAGCGGTGTAAATGGCACCTGTGCGCATGAATTCATTGTGGATCTGCGTCCATTCAAAGCCAGTGCCGGTGTGGAAGCGGAAGATGTAGCCAAACGCCTGATGGACTATGGTTTCCACGCTCCTACAATGAGCTTCCCGGTACCAGGTACCATCATGATTGAACCTACAGAAAGTGAAGATAAAGGTGAGCTGGATCGTTTCTGCGATGCATTGCTCGCTATCCGTGAAGAGATCCGTGCCGCTGAAGAAGGTCGTGTTGACAAACAAAACAACGTACTGAAAAATGCACCACATACCCAATCCGTGATCACTGCTGATGAATGGAACCTTCCTTACGGTCGCCAGGAAGCAGCTTATCCGCTGGCATATGTAAAAGCAAATAAATTCTGGCCTTCTGTGAGCCGTGTGAATAACACCCACGGTGATAGAAATCTCATCTGCACCTGCGAACCGGTAAGCGCATACCAGGATTAG
- a CDS encoding ectonucleotide pyrophosphatase/phosphodiesterase, which translates to MKRIFLFVAVLLLTSTANYAQDTAQLVVEGRKNSATQQSKPYVIMISIDGFRYDYAEKYQAENLLKLSDEGVRAAAMQPSFPTLTFPNHYSMVTGMYPAHHGLVDNLFYDRQRKAVYKVGDRNAVEDGTWYTGMPLWVLAEKQQMLSASYFWVGSESAIQNIRPSYYFKYHEKTAIDQRIQQVVNWLSMPEDQRPHLITFYFPEVDHMGHRYGPDSDSVRNAVQFVDAAIGSMTEAVNKLNLPVNFIVVSDHGMTQADTVKTLSLPDVPVLKPLKVMAGNEKIMLYGNNETDIKAAYDYFKKHENHYTAYLKKGTPERWHYGEEDVYNRIGDIILLAAPGYAFRTSGKKMHPGHHGYDNNFTDMNAIFMAWGPDFKKHMRIPVFENVHVFPLVARILGLDITLPIDGKLEVLEPILNDQD; encoded by the coding sequence TTGAAACGGATTTTTTTATTTGTTGCAGTGCTGTTACTGACAAGCACAGCAAACTATGCACAGGATACGGCACAACTGGTGGTAGAAGGACGGAAAAACAGTGCCACACAACAATCCAAGCCTTATGTGATCATGATTTCTATAGATGGATTCAGGTATGACTACGCGGAAAAATACCAGGCGGAAAACCTGTTGAAACTATCGGACGAAGGCGTACGTGCTGCAGCTATGCAACCTTCCTTTCCTACGCTTACTTTTCCAAATCACTACTCCATGGTTACCGGCATGTACCCTGCTCATCATGGCCTGGTAGATAATCTTTTTTATGACCGCCAACGGAAGGCAGTATATAAAGTAGGCGACCGGAATGCAGTGGAAGATGGTACCTGGTACACCGGCATGCCGCTATGGGTGCTGGCAGAGAAACAACAGATGCTCAGCGCCAGCTACTTCTGGGTAGGCTCTGAAAGCGCCATTCAAAATATCCGACCCTCTTATTATTTTAAATACCACGAGAAAACTGCGATCGATCAACGCATACAACAGGTAGTGAACTGGCTCAGCATGCCGGAAGATCAACGCCCCCACCTGATTACCTTCTACTTCCCGGAAGTGGATCATATGGGACACAGATACGGCCCTGATTCCGATAGCGTACGTAACGCCGTACAGTTTGTAGATGCCGCTATCGGCAGCATGACGGAAGCCGTTAATAAACTGAACCTGCCCGTCAACTTCATCGTAGTATCGGATCATGGTATGACACAGGCCGACACAGTTAAAACACTGTCACTCCCCGATGTGCCTGTACTGAAGCCTTTAAAAGTAATGGCCGGCAATGAGAAAATAATGCTTTACGGCAACAACGAAACGGACATAAAAGCAGCCTACGACTACTTCAAAAAACACGAAAATCACTATACTGCTTACCTGAAAAAAGGAACACCGGAAAGATGGCATTATGGAGAGGAAGATGTGTATAACCGCATCGGAGATATTATCCTTTTAGCAGCACCGGGTTATGCTTTTCGTACATCAGGCAAAAAAATGCATCCCGGACATCATGGATACGATAATAACTTCACTGACATGAATGCTATATTCATGGCCTGGGGACCCGATTTTAAAAAACATATGCGTATCCCCGTTTTTGAAAACGTACATGTGTTCCCGTTAGTAGCAAGAATATTGGGACTGGATATCACACTACCGATTGATGGCAAGCTGGAAGTATTGGAGCCCATACTGAATGACCAGGATTAG
- a CDS encoding MmcQ/YjbR family DNA-binding protein translates to MNIEQFREYCLSLRGVTEEFPFGEETLVYKVSGKMFALSGLETFETINLKCDPEEAVELRERYEGVTPGYHMNKKHWNTVDVHSNIPNKLLLEWIKNSYDLVVASLPKKEREKLAP, encoded by the coding sequence ATGAACATAGAACAATTCCGGGAATATTGTCTTTCCCTCCGCGGTGTTACGGAAGAATTTCCTTTTGGAGAAGAAACCCTTGTATATAAAGTATCCGGAAAGATGTTTGCCCTGAGCGGTCTTGAAACATTTGAAACCATTAACCTGAAATGTGATCCGGAAGAAGCCGTTGAATTACGGGAACGTTATGAAGGCGTAACACCGGGCTATCACATGAACAAAAAACACTGGAACACCGTAGACGTGCATTCCAACATCCCCAACAAGCTGCTGCTTGAGTGGATTAAAAACTCCTATGACCTGGTGGTAGCCAGTTTACCTAAAAAAGAAAGGGAGAAATTAGCGCCCTAA